Proteins encoded by one window of Bradyrhizobium sp. B097:
- a CDS encoding TAXI family TRAP transporter solute-binding subunit: MMSIKLPLWLRLISLVGIAVLAIGAGLLGYRYYTRPVTLTVAAGSVDGEAVKAMSTIASRLVSTNAAVRLKVIDTGTTLDAAKAFSEGSVDLAVVRGDVGDLSQAQAVVVVSHMVLLIIAPPGSTIDSMDKLKGRRIGVVAGAANARIVDVLSKEYGLDRAKTFKDIDLPDARRAIQSKEVAALLVVIPLAEKYLSLVRSFFQQGPKALPVLIAIESAGAIAQADRAYESFDVPKGTLRGAPPVPDDDLTTLRTSLYLVARKKLGSDLIATLTQTIMSVRRDLLTEQPIFAQIAAPSTDPDAYLAVHPGAAAFYNGTQQSFMDEYGNWIYLTPMILGGMASVLAAAWKFLGIGQPETVQGPLDSLYALARRIRKVDTEAELSDIEDEIDGILREQRSRAARGDETAVDEATLNVAAHRLENLIHDRRTLLATRPAIHTAA; this comes from the coding sequence ATGATGTCGATCAAACTTCCGCTGTGGCTTCGCCTTATTTCGCTCGTGGGTATTGCCGTTCTCGCGATAGGCGCGGGTCTCCTTGGTTATCGATACTACACCCGTCCGGTAACCCTGACCGTCGCGGCGGGCTCAGTTGACGGTGAGGCCGTCAAGGCAATGTCCACTATCGCAAGCCGGCTCGTTTCGACGAACGCTGCGGTGCGCCTGAAGGTGATCGACACCGGCACGACACTCGACGCCGCCAAGGCCTTTTCGGAAGGTAGCGTCGATCTCGCAGTTGTGCGCGGCGACGTCGGTGACTTGTCACAGGCGCAGGCCGTCGTCGTTGTAAGCCACATGGTCTTGCTGATCATCGCGCCGCCGGGCTCGACAATCGACAGCATGGACAAATTGAAAGGCCGCCGTATTGGCGTGGTCGCGGGCGCGGCGAATGCCCGGATCGTCGATGTCCTGAGCAAGGAATATGGTCTGGATCGCGCGAAGACGTTCAAGGATATCGACTTGCCGGATGCGCGGCGCGCGATTCAATCCAAAGAGGTTGCTGCACTGCTCGTGGTGATCCCTTTAGCCGAAAAATATTTGTCGCTCGTACGCAGTTTCTTCCAGCAGGGCCCAAAGGCTTTGCCAGTGCTGATTGCCATCGAGTCCGCTGGCGCAATTGCGCAGGCCGATCGAGCCTATGAAAGTTTCGACGTGCCGAAGGGGACGCTACGCGGAGCCCCGCCGGTTCCAGACGACGATCTCACGACTCTCAGGACTTCACTCTATTTGGTCGCGAGAAAGAAGCTTGGCTCCGATTTGATTGCCACTCTGACGCAAACGATCATGAGTGTGCGTCGGGACCTTTTGACCGAACAGCCTATCTTTGCGCAAATCGCCGCCCCCAGCACCGACCCGGATGCCTACCTTGCGGTCCATCCCGGGGCGGCAGCCTTTTACAACGGCACCCAGCAGAGCTTTATGGATGAATACGGCAACTGGATCTACCTGACGCCAATGATTTTGGGTGGCATGGCATCCGTTCTGGCGGCGGCGTGGAAGTTTTTGGGGATCGGGCAGCCGGAGACGGTGCAAGGGCCCCTGGATTCTCTCTACGCTCTGGCGCGACGGATCCGGAAAGTCGATACGGAGGCCGAGCTGTCGGATATCGAAGATGAGATTGACGGCATTCTCAGAGAGCAACGCAGCAGGGCTGCAAGGGGAGACGAGACCGCGGTGGATGAGGCCACATTGAATGTAGCAGCCCATCGGTTGGAGAACTTGATCCACGATCGTCGGACACTGCTCGCAACGAGACCTGCAATTCACACTGCGGCCTAG
- a CDS encoding cytochrome c3 family protein yields MPGLRKTIFGILAAAGIAITGGASWWYLSGKSHPSDNPSGSQSTSLRFVGSQTCSGCHQAEADLWKNSQHRHAMDHATDASVRGDFNDAAFEYAGTRSRFFRKDQKFLVETDGPDGQLATFEVKYTFGVDPLQQYLVEFSDGRVQALSIAWDSRPKEQGGQRWFHLYPDAAVTSSDPLHWTKPNQNWNFMCAECHSTDVRKNYDAAKDRFATTFSEIGVGCEACHGAGSRHVAWAHRKTAAPDSDNGLLVRFDERTGMTWSVEDGTFTPKRIPSAPALRKEVETCGRCHARRGQLSEDWMPGKSLSETHRVSLIDQQLFHADGQMRDDEETYNYVPFKESRMFAKGVTCSDCHDPHSAMLKAPGEAVCGQCHVASKYESDAHRQHANVTPPPSCASCHMPERRYMVVDRRHDHSLRIPRPDLSVQFGTPNACNDCHRDKSAVWAAQQIEASFGSKRHGYQAYAPAFHAAWGEAIDAQALLAALAQAIDVPALVRASALAELPRPDLDLIRRGLSDPDPLVRLGALDALEGIPADQLWALAYPPLTDPVRGVRIRAAEVLASFQPPADNDAFSRAAAEFVAAQKLNADRPDARTTLGNFYARQGNAAEAETEYRAAIRLDPMFSAATINLSDLYRQLGRDSEGDRVLREALSRSEQDASLHHALGLVLVRQKRLEAGLDELRRAAMLDDGQPRYAYVYAVGLKSAGRRDEALAVLKANLHRHPNDRDSLSAAIAFSRENGDSAAALEYAERLARLMPGNRALTELIKQLKQ; encoded by the coding sequence TTGCCCGGCCTCAGGAAGACAATCTTTGGAATTCTTGCAGCTGCGGGCATCGCAATCACCGGCGGCGCGTCGTGGTGGTACCTGTCGGGCAAAAGCCACCCGTCGGACAATCCATCAGGGTCGCAGAGCACATCATTGCGCTTTGTCGGCAGCCAAACCTGCAGCGGCTGCCACCAGGCCGAGGCCGACCTCTGGAAGAATTCGCAGCACCGGCACGCCATGGATCACGCTACGGATGCGTCGGTCCGCGGCGACTTCAACGACGCTGCATTCGAATATGCAGGCACGCGCTCGCGCTTCTTCCGAAAGGACCAGAAGTTTCTGGTCGAGACGGACGGACCGGATGGGCAGCTCGCGACCTTCGAGGTGAAGTACACGTTCGGCGTCGATCCGCTACAGCAATATCTGGTCGAATTTTCCGACGGCCGCGTTCAGGCGCTGTCGATCGCGTGGGACAGCCGGCCGAAAGAGCAGGGCGGCCAACGCTGGTTTCATCTCTACCCCGATGCTGCTGTCACCAGCAGCGATCCGTTGCACTGGACCAAGCCGAACCAGAATTGGAATTTCATGTGCGCCGAGTGTCATTCGACCGACGTGCGCAAGAACTACGACGCCGCCAAAGACCGGTTCGCGACGACTTTCTCCGAGATTGGCGTCGGGTGCGAAGCTTGCCATGGCGCTGGCTCGCGACATGTCGCATGGGCACACCGAAAGACCGCAGCACCCGACAGCGACAATGGTCTTCTCGTCAGATTCGACGAACGCACCGGCATGACTTGGTCAGTCGAGGACGGAACATTCACTCCGAAGCGCATCCCGTCCGCGCCTGCGTTGCGCAAGGAAGTGGAGACCTGCGGGCGCTGCCATGCGCGCCGCGGGCAGCTTTCCGAGGACTGGATGCCGGGCAAGTCGCTCTCGGAGACCCATCGGGTATCCCTGATCGATCAGCAACTCTTTCATGCCGATGGCCAGATGCGGGACGACGAAGAGACGTACAACTACGTTCCATTCAAGGAGAGCAGGATGTTCGCCAAAGGCGTGACCTGCAGCGACTGCCACGATCCGCACAGTGCGATGCTGAAGGCACCGGGTGAGGCCGTGTGTGGACAATGCCATGTGGCGAGCAAATATGAATCGGACGCCCACCGGCAACACGCCAATGTTACTCCGCCGCCGAGCTGCGCCTCCTGCCATATGCCGGAGCGGCGCTACATGGTCGTCGACCGCCGCCACGATCACAGCCTCCGGATCCCTCGCCCTGATCTGTCCGTACAGTTTGGCACCCCGAATGCCTGCAACGATTGTCACCGTGACAAGTCTGCCGTCTGGGCGGCACAACAGATCGAAGCATCGTTCGGCTCGAAGCGGCATGGCTATCAGGCCTACGCGCCGGCGTTTCATGCCGCGTGGGGCGAAGCAATCGACGCGCAGGCCCTGCTCGCGGCCCTCGCCCAGGCCATTGATGTCCCGGCATTGGTTCGCGCGAGCGCGCTGGCTGAGCTTCCGAGGCCCGACCTTGATCTCATCCGTCGCGGACTTTCCGATCCCGATCCGCTCGTGCGCCTGGGAGCGCTTGACGCCCTGGAAGGCATTCCAGCCGATCAGCTATGGGCGCTAGCTTATCCGCCATTGACCGACCCTGTGCGCGGCGTGCGGATCCGAGCCGCGGAGGTTCTCGCCTCGTTCCAGCCGCCCGCCGATAACGACGCCTTTTCACGTGCGGCCGCGGAATTCGTGGCTGCGCAAAAGCTGAACGCCGACAGACCGGACGCGCGCACGACGCTCGGCAATTTCTACGCGCGGCAGGGCAATGCGGCCGAGGCGGAAACGGAATATCGAGCCGCGATCCGCCTCGATCCCATGTTCTCCGCGGCAACCATCAATCTGTCTGACCTTTACCGGCAGCTTGGACGGGACAGCGAGGGCGACCGGGTCCTTCGCGAGGCTTTGTCGAGATCGGAACAGGACGCCTCTCTCCATCACGCACTGGGTCTGGTCCTCGTGCGGCAAAAGCGACTAGAGGCGGGGCTCGATGAATTGCGTCGCGCGGCAATGCTGGATGATGGTCAGCCGCGCTATGCGTATGTCTATGCGGTCGGGCTCAAGTCCGCAGGTCGCCGCGACGAGGCGCTTGCTGTCCTCAAAGCGAACTTGCACAGGCATCCCAACGACCGCGACAGTCTCTCGGCCGCGATCGCGTTCAGCCGAGAAAACGGAGATTCGGCGGCAGCATTAGAATATGCCGAACGGCTCGCGCGCCTCATGCCAGGAAATCGCGCGCTCACAGAGCTCATCAAGCAACTCAAACAGTAG
- a CDS encoding lytic transglycosylase domain-containing protein has product MAATSSTSQSDKEALASVVELLRKRKPADATEAEASISDPVARKLAEWLILRSEDNGASVERYRAFLDANPSWPSQIFLRRRIEASLWDDHRDDSAVWAWFQNESPVSAKGRLALAKVMIGRGDRGNAERLVREAWRSDPMSEDTETTALDLFGSFLTAGDHKARMDTMLYGTDNEAAGIRAARRLGSGYLALAKARIAANRKGSNLRAMLEEVPRELSGDTGYLFAKIQLLRREEKFTEAAQLMLSAPKDAARLFNVDEWWVERRLLARKMIDVNEFRTAYLIARDAALPARDIYKTEQEFTSGWIALRFLNDPALAAQHFARIGVGSANPTALARAGYWQGRAAEAAGRGQEARAAYARAAEQSTSYYGQLARAKLGLPQIELNSAPRGRGADRLEIVRAVGLLYEIDARELAIPIFGDMGDNGDPEALAGLGELTARHSDARGMLLMGKAALNRGLPFDHYAYPVNGIPSFRQVGPEVEQSVVYAIARQESAFNPAVVSPAQAYGLMQVTPDAGRYVCKRAGIGFDLNRMKTDPVYNAMLGAAELGGLLEDYRGSYILTFAAYNAGRGSVKKWIERYGDPRDPKVDAVDWVELIPFSETRNYVQRIMENLQVYRARFGGGTRLQIDADLRRGASVE; this is encoded by the coding sequence GTGGCCGCGACGTCGTCGACGTCGCAGTCCGACAAGGAGGCGCTCGCGAGCGTCGTCGAGCTGCTGCGCAAGCGCAAGCCGGCGGACGCCACCGAGGCCGAGGCCTCGATCTCCGATCCGGTTGCGCGCAAGCTTGCCGAATGGCTGATCCTGCGCAGCGAGGACAATGGCGCCTCGGTCGAGCGCTACCGCGCCTTCCTCGACGCCAATCCGAGCTGGCCCTCGCAGATCTTCCTTCGCCGCCGCATCGAGGCATCGCTATGGGACGATCATCGCGACGATTCCGCGGTGTGGGCCTGGTTCCAGAATGAATCGCCGGTCTCGGCCAAGGGCCGGCTCGCGCTCGCCAAGGTGATGATCGGACGCGGCGACCGCGGCAATGCCGAGCGCCTGGTGCGCGAGGCCTGGCGCAGCGATCCGATGAGCGAGGACACCGAAACCACCGCGCTCGATCTGTTCGGCTCGTTCCTGACCGCAGGCGACCACAAGGCGCGCATGGACACCATGCTCTACGGCACCGACAACGAGGCCGCCGGCATCCGCGCGGCCAGGCGTCTCGGCTCCGGTTATCTGGCGCTCGCCAAGGCGCGCATCGCGGCCAACCGCAAGGGCTCGAACCTGCGCGCGATGCTCGAAGAGGTGCCGCGCGAACTCTCCGGCGACACCGGCTATTTGTTCGCCAAGATCCAGCTGCTCCGCCGCGAGGAGAAGTTCACCGAAGCCGCGCAGCTGATGCTGAGCGCACCGAAGGACGCCGCGCGGCTCTTCAACGTCGACGAATGGTGGGTCGAGCGCCGCCTGCTGGCGCGCAAGATGATCGACGTCAACGAGTTTCGCACCGCCTATCTGATCGCGCGCGACGCGGCGCTGCCCGCCCGCGACATCTACAAGACCGAGCAGGAATTCACCTCGGGCTGGATCGCGCTGCGCTTTCTCAACGACCCCGCCCTCGCCGCCCAGCATTTCGCGCGGATCGGCGTCGGCAGCGCCAACCCGACCGCGCTGGCGCGTGCCGGTTATTGGCAAGGCCGCGCCGCCGAAGCCGCCGGCCGCGGCCAGGAGGCGCGCGCCGCCTACGCACGCGCAGCCGAGCAGTCGACCAGCTATTACGGCCAGCTCGCGCGCGCCAAGCTCGGCCTGCCGCAGATCGAATTGAACAGCGCACCGCGCGGCCGCGGCGCCGACCGCCTGGAGATCGTGCGCGCGGTCGGGCTGCTCTACGAAATCGACGCGCGCGAGCTCGCGATTCCGATCTTCGGCGATATGGGCGACAATGGCGATCCGGAAGCGCTGGCGGGCCTCGGCGAGCTCACCGCGCGCCATAGCGATGCCCGCGGCATGCTGCTGATGGGCAAGGCCGCGCTCAATCGCGGATTGCCGTTCGACCACTACGCCTACCCGGTGAACGGCATTCCATCGTTCCGCCAGGTCGGACCGGAGGTCGAGCAGAGCGTGGTCTATGCGATTGCGCGCCAGGAAAGCGCGTTCAATCCGGCGGTGGTGTCGCCGGCCCAGGCCTACGGCCTGATGCAGGTGACGCCGGACGCCGGACGTTACGTCTGCAAGCGCGCCGGCATCGGCTTCGATCTCAACCGGATGAAGACCGATCCGGTCTACAACGCGATGCTCGGCGCCGCCGAGCTCGGCGGCCTGCTCGAGGACTATCGTGGCTCCTACATCCTGACCTTCGCCGCCTACAATGCCGGCCGCGGCAGCGTGAAGAAGTGGATCGAGCGCTATGGCGACCCGCGCGATCCCAAGGTCGACGCGGTTGATTGGGTCGAGCTGATTCCGTTCTCGGAGACGCGGAACTACGTCCAGCGGATCATGGAGAACCTGCAGGTCTACCGCGCCCGCTTCGGCGGCGGCACCAGATTGCAGATCGACGCCGACCTGCGCCGCGGCGCCAGCGTGGAATGA
- the dapA gene encoding 4-hydroxy-tetrahydrodipicolinate synthase — protein MAAKTKFRGSFTALVTPFKNGAVDEAAFRGLVNWQIAEGTHGLVPVGTTGESPTLSHDEHKRVVEWCIEEAKGRVPVIAGAGSNSTKEAIELAEHAEKAGANAVLVVTPYYNKPTQEGMYQHFKAINDAIGIPIIIYNIPPRSVIDMSVDTMTRLFELKNIAGVKDATASMVRVSQQRAAMGEDFNQLSGEDATIIGYMAHGGHGCISVTSNVAPRLCSEFQIAWQKGDVTTALKIHDKLMPLHTNLFIESNPAPVKYAMSLLGKLDEKLRLPMVPVSESTRQAVRSAMVHAGLIN, from the coding sequence ATGGCAGCCAAGACAAAATTCCGGGGATCATTCACTGCCTTGGTGACGCCCTTCAAAAACGGCGCGGTGGATGAGGCGGCGTTCCGCGGCCTCGTGAACTGGCAGATCGCCGAGGGCACGCACGGCCTGGTGCCGGTCGGCACCACGGGCGAGAGCCCGACGCTGAGCCATGACGAGCACAAGCGCGTGGTGGAGTGGTGCATCGAGGAGGCCAAGGGCCGGGTCCCCGTGATCGCCGGCGCCGGCTCGAATTCGACCAAGGAGGCGATCGAGCTCGCCGAGCACGCGGAGAAGGCCGGAGCCAATGCGGTGCTGGTCGTGACGCCGTACTACAACAAGCCGACCCAGGAAGGCATGTACCAGCACTTCAAGGCGATCAACGATGCGATCGGCATTCCGATCATCATCTACAACATCCCGCCGCGCTCGGTGATCGACATGTCCGTGGACACCATGACGCGGCTGTTCGAGCTGAAGAACATCGCCGGCGTCAAGGACGCGACCGCGAGCATGGTGCGGGTGTCGCAGCAGCGCGCCGCGATGGGCGAGGACTTCAATCAACTGTCGGGCGAGGACGCGACTATCATCGGCTACATGGCGCATGGCGGCCATGGCTGCATCTCGGTGACCTCGAACGTCGCGCCGCGGCTGTGCTCGGAGTTTCAGATCGCCTGGCAGAAGGGCGATGTCACCACCGCGCTGAAGATCCACGACAAGCTGATGCCGCTGCACACCAACCTGTTCATCGAGAGCAATCCGGCGCCGGTGAAGTATGCGATGTCGCTGCTCGGCAAGCTGGACGAGAAGCTGCGCCTGCCGATGGTGCCGGTCTCTGAATCGACCCGCCAGGCCGTCCGCAGCGCCATGGTGCATGCCGGCCTGATCAACTGA
- the mscL gene encoding large conductance mechanosensitive channel protein MscL → MLKEFREFAMKGNVVDLAVGVIIGAAFGAIVTSLVGDIIMPIIGAITGGLDFSNYFTGLSKAVTATNLADAKKQGAVLAWGNFLTLTLNFLIIAFVLFMVIRAMNQFKRKDEAKSAEPPKPSDEVVLLTEIRDLLKKG, encoded by the coding sequence ATGCTGAAGGAATTCCGCGAATTCGCCATGAAGGGCAATGTCGTCGACCTCGCCGTCGGCGTCATCATCGGCGCAGCCTTCGGCGCGATCGTCACTTCGCTGGTCGGCGACATCATCATGCCGATCATCGGCGCGATCACGGGCGGACTCGATTTCTCCAACTATTTTACCGGGCTTTCCAAGGCCGTCACGGCGACCAACCTGGCCGACGCCAAGAAGCAGGGCGCGGTGCTGGCCTGGGGCAACTTCCTGACGTTGACGCTGAACTTCCTGATCATCGCCTTCGTGCTGTTCATGGTCATCCGCGCCATGAACCAGTTCAAGCGCAAGGACGAGGCCAAGTCCGCCGAGCCGCCGAAGCCGTCCGACGAGGTCGTGCTGCTGACGGAAATCCGCGACCTCCTCAAGAAGGGCTAA
- the smpB gene encoding SsrA-binding protein SmpB — MADKNERPIKVVAENRKARFNYAIEDTVEAGISLTGTEVKSIRSGKSTIAESYADSKNGEIWLINANIPEYLQANRFNHEPKRPRKLLLHRKQINKLLGAVDREGMTLIPLKLYFNERGRAKLLLAVAKGKKLHDKRETEKKRDWGREKGRLMRARG; from the coding sequence GTGGCCGACAAGAACGAACGTCCGATCAAGGTTGTCGCTGAAAACCGAAAGGCCCGCTTCAACTACGCCATCGAGGATACCGTCGAGGCCGGCATTTCGCTGACCGGCACCGAGGTGAAGTCGATCCGCAGCGGCAAGAGCACGATCGCGGAATCCTATGCGGATTCGAAGAACGGCGAGATCTGGCTGATCAACGCCAATATCCCGGAATATCTGCAGGCCAACCGCTTCAACCACGAGCCGAAGCGGCCGCGAAAACTCTTGCTGCATCGCAAGCAGATCAACAAGCTGCTTGGCGCCGTCGACCGCGAAGGCATGACGCTCATTCCGCTGAAGCTGTACTTCAACGAGCGCGGCCGTGCCAAACTGCTGCTCGCTGTCGCCAAGGGCAAGAAGCTGCACGACAAGCGCGAGACCGAGAAGAAGCGCGACTGGGGCCGCGAAAAGGGCCGCCTGATGCGGGCGCGGGGCTAG
- a CDS encoding peroxiredoxin — protein MNQSSLTDVDWSRIPAPRDDGGAAHLTGMTIPPIRLRATDDTSVALSALEGRTVVFAYPRTGEPGKIGLVDDWDMIPGARGCTPQTCAFRDLFADLKAAGAAQVFGLSTQSNAYQTEMASRLHLPFPVLSDEALELTHALRLPTMSVAGLTLIKRLALIIDDARITQVFYPVFPPDRNAGDVLEWLQANPRKDESASK, from the coding sequence ATGAACCAGAGCAGCCTCACCGACGTCGACTGGAGCAGGATCCCGGCCCCCAGGGACGATGGCGGCGCTGCGCATTTGACCGGCATGACGATCCCGCCGATCAGGCTGCGCGCCACCGACGACACCTCGGTGGCGCTGTCGGCGCTCGAGGGCCGCACCGTGGTGTTCGCCTATCCGCGAACCGGCGAGCCCGGCAAGATCGGGCTGGTCGACGATTGGGACATGATCCCGGGGGCCCGCGGCTGCACGCCGCAGACCTGCGCCTTCCGCGACCTGTTCGCCGACCTGAAGGCGGCCGGTGCCGCCCAGGTGTTCGGGCTGTCGACGCAGAGCAATGCCTACCAGACCGAGATGGCGTCGCGCCTGCATCTGCCGTTCCCGGTGCTGTCGGACGAAGCGCTGGAACTGACGCACGCGCTGAGATTGCCGACGATGTCGGTGGCGGGCCTGACGCTGATCAAGCGGCTTGCGCTCATCATCGACGATGCGCGCATCACGCAGGTGTTCTATCCGGTGTTCCCGCCTGACCGGAATGCCGGCGACGTGCTGGAATGGCTGCAGGCCAATCCGCGGAAAGATGAGAGCGCTTCCAAATAA
- a CDS encoding uracil-DNA glycosylase, with the protein MTISTSNLVAAPTRPDSNCQLCVRLADFRAQARTLHPDWFNSPVESFGDPNARLLIVGLAPGMQGANRTGRPFTGDYAGDLLYATLLEYGFASGVYQARPDDGLKLVDCRISNAVRCVPPQNKPLPAEINTCRQFLRATIATMPKLRAIVLLGRIAHESTLKALDVRLAAAPFVHGAVHSAGTFKLYDSYHCSRYNTNTGVLTTDMFRKVFATVRKELG; encoded by the coding sequence ATGACGATTTCGACGAGTAATCTCGTCGCCGCACCGACGCGCCCCGACAGCAACTGTCAGCTCTGTGTCAGGTTGGCCGACTTTCGTGCACAGGCCCGCACACTCCACCCGGACTGGTTCAACTCGCCGGTGGAATCGTTCGGCGATCCGAATGCGCGGCTGCTGATCGTCGGGCTCGCGCCGGGCATGCAGGGCGCCAACCGCACCGGCCGTCCCTTCACCGGCGATTACGCCGGCGATCTGCTCTACGCGACCTTGCTCGAATATGGCTTCGCCAGCGGCGTCTATCAGGCGCGGCCGGACGACGGCCTGAAGCTGGTGGACTGCCGGATCAGCAACGCGGTGCGCTGCGTGCCGCCGCAAAACAAGCCGCTGCCGGCCGAGATCAACACCTGCCGGCAATTCCTCCGCGCCACCATCGCCACGATGCCGAAGCTGCGCGCGATCGTGCTGCTCGGACGAATCGCACACGAATCAACGTTGAAGGCGCTGGATGTTCGTCTGGCTGCGGCGCCCTTTGTGCACGGCGCCGTGCATAGCGCGGGCACTTTCAAGCTCTACGACAGCTACCACTGCTCGCGCTACAACACGAACACCGGCGTGCTGACGACCGACATGTTCCGCAAGGTCTTCGCGACCGTGCGCAAGGAGCTCGGCTAG
- a CDS encoding NYN domain-containing protein, protein MSSPVSNKIALFIDGANLYATAKTLGFDIDYKRLLKEFQSRGTLLRAFYYTAIIEDQEYSSIRPLIDWLDYNGYTVVTKATKEFIDASGRRKVKGNMDIELAVDAMELAEHIDQMILFSGDGDFRSLVEAVQRRGVRVTVISTIASQPPMIADELRRQADVFTDLVELQSKLGRDPSERPAPREPRHHSPQFLQRATTMAPRGADDDFDE, encoded by the coding sequence ATGTCGTCACCTGTTTCCAACAAGATCGCGCTCTTCATCGATGGAGCCAATCTTTACGCAACCGCAAAGACGCTCGGCTTCGACATCGACTACAAGCGCCTCCTCAAGGAATTCCAGAGTCGCGGCACCCTGCTCCGTGCGTTCTACTACACGGCGATCATCGAGGATCAGGAGTATTCGTCGATCCGTCCGCTGATCGATTGGCTCGACTACAACGGCTACACCGTGGTCACCAAGGCGACCAAGGAATTCATCGATGCCAGCGGCCGCCGCAAGGTGAAGGGCAATATGGACATCGAGCTTGCCGTCGATGCCATGGAGCTGGCCGAGCACATCGACCAGATGATCCTGTTCTCCGGCGATGGCGACTTCCGCTCGCTGGTCGAAGCCGTGCAGCGCCGCGGCGTTCGGGTCACCGTGATCTCCACCATTGCGAGCCAGCCGCCGATGATCGCCGACGAGCTGCGCCGCCAGGCCGACGTCTTCACCGACCTCGTCGAGCTGCAATCCAAGCTTGGCCGCGATCCGTCCGAACGTCCGGCCCCGCGCGAACCGCGTCACCACTCCCCGCAATTCCTGCAACGCGCGACCACCATGGCCCCCCGGGGAGCCGATGACGATTTCGACGAGTAA
- the rpoZ gene encoding DNA-directed RNA polymerase subunit omega, with product MARVTVEDCIDKVDNRFDLVLLAAHRARMISSGSQLTVDRDNDKNPVVSLREIADSTISPEDLKEELVHSLQKFVEVDEPEPDTVPLIGSAGASVDADDTEVAVERMTEEELLKGLEGLAPPEEQPEEDE from the coding sequence ATGGCTCGCGTCACCGTCGAAGATTGCATTGATAAGGTCGACAATCGTTTCGACCTCGTCCTGTTGGCTGCGCATCGTGCCCGGATGATCTCGTCGGGATCGCAACTCACGGTTGATCGTGACAACGACAAGAACCCGGTCGTTTCGCTGCGGGAGATCGCCGATTCGACGATCTCGCCGGAGGACCTGAAAGAGGAACTCGTGCACTCCCTGCAGAAGTTCGTCGAGGTCGACGAGCCCGAGCCGGACACTGTGCCGCTGATCGGTTCCGCCGGTGCCAGCGTCGACGCCGACGACACCGAGGTCGCGGTCGAGCGCATGACCGAGGAAGAGCTGCTGAAGGGCCTCGAGGGCTTGGCGCCCCCGGAAGAGCAGCCCGAGGAGGACGAGTAA